In one Neobacillus sp. CF12 genomic region, the following are encoded:
- a CDS encoding UxaA family hydrolase: MSHKFLVHHIGDSVGVAIADISAGEDVQGVYLEDDSTILINSKHDIPLGHKIALEDITENSKVIEYRVPIGIATEEIKEGSYVHTHNLKTARW, translated from the coding sequence TTGTCACACAAATTCTTAGTTCATCACATCGGAGATTCAGTTGGAGTTGCGATTGCAGACATTTCTGCAGGCGAGGATGTGCAGGGGGTTTATTTGGAGGATGATTCTACTATTCTAATAAACTCCAAACATGATATTCCTCTAGGACATAAGATTGCGCTAGAAGATATTACTGAGAATAGTAAGGTAATTGAGTACCGTGTGCCAATTGGAATTGCGACCGAAGAAATTAAAGAAGGAAGTTATGTACATACACATAACTTAAAAACAGCGAGGTGGTAA